The following proteins are co-located in the Fimbriimonadia bacterium genome:
- a CDS encoding uracil-DNA glycosylase, giving the protein MNPEDELSALAAKAATCTACRLADTRQNVVFGEGNPRSPLVLVGEGPGEHEDASGRPFVGRAGACLDKALNSFGVSRSDVYICNIVKCRAFTLENGRAQNRAPEADEVQACSRWLDAQLAAIRPRVICCLGGPAAKVIIDRGFKITEMRGGFYACRWAPWATAALHPAYVLRRMNEGFADAEQQLREDLQRAWERAHAPVEAPPAETGQMTLF; this is encoded by the coding sequence ATGAACCCGGAGGACGAGCTGAGCGCCCTGGCAGCCAAGGCCGCAACCTGCACCGCCTGTCGCCTAGCCGACACCAGGCAGAACGTGGTATTCGGTGAGGGCAATCCCCGAAGCCCACTGGTGCTGGTGGGAGAGGGCCCGGGCGAGCATGAGGACGCCAGCGGTAGGCCGTTCGTAGGCCGGGCAGGAGCATGTCTGGACAAGGCGCTAAACTCCTTCGGGGTTTCCAGAAGCGACGTATACATTTGTAACATCGTGAAGTGCCGGGCATTCACGCTGGAGAACGGGCGAGCGCAGAACCGAGCCCCCGAAGCCGACGAGGTGCAAGCGTGTTCCCGGTGGCTCGATGCGCAGCTCGCAGCCATCCGACCCCGCGTCATCTGCTGTTTGGGAGGCCCCGCTGCAAAGGTCATCATAGACCGTGGGTTCAAGATCACCGAGATGCGGGGGGGGTTTTATGCGTGCCGTTGGGCACCGTGGGCTACTGCAGCACTCCACCCGGCCTACGTTCTCCGACGCATGAACGAGGGCTTCGCCGACGCAGAGCAGCAGTTGCGCGAGGACCTTCAGCGCGCCTGGGAGAGAGCCCATGCTCCCGTCGAGGCGCCGCCTGCCGAGACTGGCCAGATGACGTTGTTTTAG